A genomic stretch from Flavobacterium sp. KS-LB2 includes:
- a CDS encoding DUF294 nucleotidyltransferase-like domain-containing protein — MNTIAEHIADFLKEYPPFNHLTFEELSQIATSIRVVNLEKHKTLFQINDLLHDSFYVVASGIINLSVIADAEETLLNKCTEGDIFGLRPFFAKNNYMMTAKAREESIVYAIPIDTFRPFVANNSEVLNFLLESFAVNTRNPKDKENLIGKLISDNVFYSDQQSEMQYFQSLSYNISPLKATITANVQDVAQLMTETLKNNIIICDNTFPIGIVTDSDMRSKIATGRFPITATVDKIMSAPVITVVENVSLAEAQLLMLKHNVTHLCVTLDGTDKSDVKGVISEHDLIAAQANNPGVLIKEVKRSQTPKELKQIRDRLTDLIQTSISKNIPLSHVFNIASEINLAIIKRSVELSILDLGSPPARFAWLSIGSQGRKEQLLLTDQDSILIFEDVSPDKYREVKDYFLKLGKRTTTTLEKIGYELCPNGHMGSNMLWCKSLTDWSKQYDSWMNTPGENSNDLSSIFFDYEITFGEQRIEDAIGNVVFKNAKNNTLFFDFLGNDALRKNSPLTFFKNFNVEEEGPNKDKFDIKTRGLMPLIDGARLFTLNFDIRGINNTFQRFKQLAIADPKHAEIYLNCAEAFLVLSKFRTLEGLKNDNSGQFINLNELSKIDKEKLKNALAPMRELEELIKNKFQLTQFS, encoded by the coding sequence ATGAATACGATTGCTGAGCATATTGCTGATTTTTTAAAGGAATACCCACCGTTTAATCATTTGACATTCGAGGAATTATCCCAAATAGCAACTAGTATTCGTGTTGTAAATTTAGAAAAACACAAAACCTTATTCCAAATAAATGATCTTCTGCACGATAGTTTTTATGTAGTTGCATCAGGAATTATTAATTTATCTGTTATTGCTGACGCTGAAGAAACATTATTAAATAAATGTACCGAAGGTGACATCTTTGGTTTACGCCCGTTTTTTGCCAAGAACAATTATATGATGACGGCCAAAGCTAGAGAAGAAAGTATTGTTTATGCAATTCCAATTGACACTTTTCGCCCGTTTGTCGCTAATAATTCGGAAGTTTTAAACTTTTTACTAGAAAGTTTTGCTGTAAACACTCGAAACCCTAAGGACAAAGAAAATTTAATAGGAAAATTGATTTCCGACAACGTTTTTTACTCAGATCAACAATCGGAAATGCAATATTTCCAATCATTATCCTATAATATTTCTCCACTAAAAGCAACAATTACAGCTAATGTTCAAGATGTTGCACAGTTAATGACTGAAACATTAAAAAACAATATCATTATTTGCGACAATACCTTTCCAATAGGAATTGTGACCGATAGTGATATGCGTTCTAAAATTGCAACTGGTCGATTTCCTATAACTGCAACTGTTGATAAAATAATGTCGGCTCCAGTAATTACTGTTGTTGAGAATGTTTCATTGGCCGAAGCTCAATTGCTTATGTTAAAACATAATGTAACTCATTTATGCGTAACACTAGATGGAACCGATAAGTCAGATGTAAAAGGAGTTATTTCAGAGCATGATTTAATCGCTGCTCAAGCAAATAATCCAGGAGTACTAATCAAAGAAGTTAAGCGTTCTCAAACCCCTAAGGAGTTAAAACAAATTCGAGATCGTTTGACAGATTTGATTCAAACTTCTATTTCTAAAAACATACCACTTTCTCACGTTTTTAATATTGCCAGCGAAATTAATTTAGCTATTATTAAACGTTCTGTAGAATTATCTATTTTAGATTTAGGCTCACCTCCTGCCCGTTTTGCTTGGCTAAGTATTGGTAGTCAAGGAAGAAAAGAGCAGTTATTATTAACTGATCAAGACAGTATTTTGATTTTTGAAGATGTATCACCGGATAAATATCGAGAAGTGAAAGATTATTTCCTTAAACTCGGAAAAAGAACAACAACTACACTTGAAAAAATAGGGTATGAATTGTGTCCAAACGGCCACATGGGAAGTAATATGCTCTGGTGTAAGTCATTGACTGATTGGAGTAAACAATACGACAGTTGGATGAATACTCCAGGTGAAAATAGTAATGATTTAAGTAGTATTTTCTTTGATTACGAAATCACATTTGGAGAACAAAGAATAGAAGATGCCATTGGAAATGTAGTATTTAAGAATGCAAAAAACAACACCCTTTTCTTTGACTTCTTAGGAAATGATGCATTAAGAAAAAATTCACCTCTAACGTTTTTCAAAAATTTTAATGTCGAAGAAGAAGGTCCAAACAAAGATAAATTTGATATAAAAACCCGTGGTTTAATGCCATTGATAGACGGCGCTCGTCTATTTACCTTAAATTTTGACATACGAGGAATCAATAACACTTTTCAACGCTTTAAACAGTTAGCAATAGCTGATCCTAAACATGCTGAAATTTATCTTAATTGTGCTGAAGCCTTTTTAGTTTTATCAAAATTCAGAACCCTTGAAGGTCTAAAAAATGATAATTCAGGCCAATTTATAAATTTAAACGAATTATCAAAAATTGATAAAGAAAAATTAAAAAATGCTTTAGCTCCTATGAGAGAATTGGAGGAATTAATAAAAAATAAATTTCAACTTACTCAATTTTCATAA
- a CDS encoding 4'-phosphopantetheinyl transferase family protein, with translation MIGNDVVDLALAKRVSNWKRDRYLDKIFTVNEQLLIFHAEIPEVMVWNLWSRKEAAYKIYNRETGIRGYFPLQIECSYQTENSGSVTIRENIYYTKTIVTDAYLHSIAAVKKEYFEKIMHLNSDVDIFKKNGIPFVIDACSKLTKPVSISHHGLFWEGITLVD, from the coding sequence ATGATTGGAAATGATGTAGTAGATTTGGCTTTAGCTAAAAGAGTAAGCAATTGGAAACGAGACCGGTATTTAGACAAAATCTTTACGGTAAACGAACAATTACTCATATTTCATGCCGAAATTCCAGAGGTAATGGTTTGGAATTTATGGTCAAGAAAGGAAGCAGCTTATAAAATATACAATCGGGAAACAGGAATTAGAGGGTATTTTCCTTTGCAAATAGAATGCAGTTATCAAACTGAAAATTCAGGCTCTGTCACTATAAGAGAGAATATCTATTATACTAAAACGATAGTTACAGATGCTTATTTGCATTCGATTGCTGCTGTGAAAAAAGAGTATTTTGAAAAGATTATGCACCTTAATTCTGATGTAGACATTTTTAAAAAGAACGGAATTCCATTTGTAATTGATGCCTGTTCAAAATTAACAAAACCTGTTTCCATAAGTCATCACGGACTGTTTTGGGAGGGAATTACTCTTGTGGATTAG
- a CDS encoding acyl carrier protein, whose translation MNKEQTIEELKNIIKPYIQNQEAFDVLSEETDFINDLKINSANLVDVILDIEEKYDIVIDNEAMERMVNVKAALEIIETKLSEKK comes from the coding sequence ATGAATAAAGAACAAACAATTGAAGAATTAAAGAACATAATAAAGCCCTATATTCAAAATCAAGAGGCATTTGACGTACTGTCGGAGGAAACTGATTTTATAAATGATTTGAAGATAAATTCGGCTAATTTAGTAGATGTTATTTTAGATATCGAAGAGAAATATGATATTGTAATAGACAATGAAGCTATGGAGCGCATGGTAAATGTAAAAGCTGCCTTGGAGATAATTGAAACTAAATTGTCAGAAAAAAAATAG
- a CDS encoding beta-ketoacyl-[acyl-carrier-protein] synthase family protein encodes MQKRVVITGLGVVAPNGVGLDAFTHAIKNGISGIKHDVELERLQFSCQIAGKPEIAEELALRYFSELELRNFNSTGILYGVIAGIDAWKDAGFSLENNEEPDWDSGTIFGTGTSGIDKFRESIYKIDDFQTRRLGSTAVAQTMNSGVSAYLGGKLGLGNQVSTNSSACTTGTESILMAYERIKSGQAKRILAGSTSDSGPYIWGGFDAMKVCTFKHNENPEQGSRPMSASASGFVPGSGAGALVLEDLESAIARGATIYAEVLGGNVNSGGQRGLGTMTAPNPIAVQKCITDAIANAGITSNDVDAINGHLTATSKDSLEIQNWSEALGRKGKEFPYINSLKSMVGHCLSGAGSIESVASVLQLHYGFVFPNINCEDLHSEITVHIDESRIPQRMIEKELNIIAKASFGFGDVNGCVIFKKYI; translated from the coding sequence ATGCAAAAAAGAGTTGTCATAACGGGTCTCGGTGTTGTTGCTCCAAATGGAGTAGGACTTGATGCTTTTACACATGCTATCAAAAATGGAATTTCGGGGATTAAGCACGATGTTGAGTTGGAAAGATTACAATTTTCGTGTCAAATTGCTGGAAAACCGGAGATTGCTGAGGAATTAGCATTACGCTATTTCTCGGAATTAGAGTTACGAAACTTCAATTCAACTGGAATTTTGTATGGTGTAATTGCAGGAATTGACGCTTGGAAAGATGCTGGTTTTTCTTTGGAAAATAATGAAGAACCGGATTGGGACAGCGGAACTATTTTTGGAACAGGAACTTCTGGAATTGATAAATTTCGCGAAAGCATTTATAAAATAGATGATTTTCAAACTAGAAGATTAGGTAGTACAGCTGTAGCACAAACGATGAATAGTGGTGTGAGTGCATATTTGGGCGGAAAATTAGGGCTTGGAAATCAAGTTTCTACTAATTCATCGGCTTGTACCACAGGAACCGAAAGTATTTTAATGGCGTATGAACGCATTAAATCAGGACAAGCAAAACGTATTTTGGCAGGAAGCACAAGCGATTCGGGGCCTTATATTTGGGGTGGATTCGATGCAATGAAAGTCTGTACTTTTAAACATAATGAAAATCCAGAACAGGGCTCAAGGCCAATGTCAGCAAGTGCTTCAGGATTTGTTCCCGGAAGTGGAGCAGGAGCTTTGGTTTTGGAAGATTTAGAAAGTGCAATTGCCCGAGGAGCTACAATCTATGCCGAAGTTTTGGGCGGTAATGTAAATTCTGGCGGACAACGCGGTTTAGGAACAATGACAGCGCCAAATCCTATTGCAGTTCAAAAATGCATAACTGATGCTATTGCAAACGCTGGAATTACTAGCAATGATGTCGATGCCATCAACGGACATTTGACAGCTACATCAAAAGACAGTTTAGAAATTCAGAATTGGAGTGAAGCTTTAGGTCGAAAAGGAAAAGAATTTCCTTATATAAATTCCTTAAAATCTATGGTAGGCCATTGTTTATCAGGTGCGGGAAGCATTGAAAGTGTAGCTTCGGTATTGCAATTGCATTACGGATTTGTTTTTCCGAATATCAATTGTGAAGATTTGCATTCCGAAATTACAGTTCATATTGATGAATCGAGAATTCCACAACGGATGATTGAAAAGGAATTAAATATAATTGCAAAAGCTAGTTTTGGTTTTGGCGATGTAAATGGATGCGTAATTTTTAAGAAATACATTTAA
- a CDS encoding 3-hydroxyacyl-ACP dehydratase FabZ family protein gives MTNQEILYKLPYTEPFLFVDEILHIDENGVEGTYYFDEHLDFYKGHFKDNPVTPGVILTEVMAQIGLVCLGIFLLNDTFNKNTSIALTSIEIEFLKPVFPKEKVTVVSEKVYFRFGKLKCKVLMKNQSGDVVCTGTIAGMMVSNSVIT, from the coding sequence ATGACTAACCAAGAAATCCTATATAAATTACCGTATACAGAACCATTTTTATTTGTGGACGAAATTCTGCATATTGACGAGAATGGAGTAGAGGGCACCTATTATTTTGACGAGCATTTGGATTTTTACAAAGGACATTTTAAAGATAATCCGGTAACTCCAGGAGTAATTTTAACCGAGGTTATGGCACAAATTGGATTGGTTTGTTTAGGAATTTTTTTATTAAATGATACATTTAATAAAAATACATCAATCGCCTTAACGTCAATAGAAATAGAATTTTTAAAACCAGTTTTTCCTAAAGAAAAAGTGACCGTTGTTTCAGAAAAAGTATACTTTAGATTTGGGAAATTAAAATGTAAAGTCCTCATGAAAAATCAAAGCGGCGATGTAGTTTGTACAGGAACTATTGCTGGAATGATGGTTTCAAATAGTGTAATAACTTAA
- a CDS encoding Lrp/AsnC family transcriptional regulator gives MVDTLDLKIIETLKVNSRTSFVEIGKQIGLSPSSVRERIQKLEDTEVINGYSIQLNNKKLGYGLEVFIMYKLFSGKLKIFCDELNQFPEIYEVYRITGTHNIFMKVVLIDQLHLQQFIDRLLVYGEPTTHLILSDLKEL, from the coding sequence ATGGTAGATACACTTGATTTAAAAATTATAGAAACTCTAAAAGTTAATTCTAGAACTTCATTTGTCGAAATTGGTAAGCAAATTGGACTTTCACCATCATCGGTTCGAGAACGTATTCAGAAATTAGAAGATACTGAAGTAATTAACGGATATTCTATTCAACTCAATAATAAAAAATTGGGTTATGGTTTAGAGGTGTTCATCATGTACAAATTGTTTAGTGGAAAACTTAAAATATTTTGTGATGAATTGAACCAGTTTCCCGAAATATACGAAGTGTATAGAATTACTGGAACACACAATATTTTCATGAAAGTTGTATTGATTGATCAATTACACCTGCAGCAATTTATTGACAGACTCTTAGTGTATGGGGAACCTACCACACATTTAATCTTATCAGATTTGAAGGAGTTGTAA
- a CDS encoding methyltransferase domain-containing protein produces the protein MPLNTKFRTDTIETMDDFAMEGEILRDALDKIARINQLLGGNQLTVQGVQELIQDFKKKEIIIVDVGCGNGDMLRTLADFGLKNNLNLRLIGIDANNFTISHARKLSDKYANISYRCEDIFNESFNDLKYDIVLCTLTLHHFKNDEIVQLLNVFYTNAAIGIVINDLHRSAVAYRLFQALCFVFQLNDMSREDGLTSILRGFKKEELIEFSEKLNFKNYKIHWKWAFRYQWIISKI, from the coding sequence ATGCCTCTAAATACCAAATTCAGAACCGATACGATTGAAACTATGGATGATTTTGCCATGGAAGGTGAAATCTTGCGTGATGCATTAGATAAAATAGCCAGAATCAATCAGCTTTTAGGAGGGAACCAGCTAACTGTACAAGGCGTTCAAGAACTGATTCAGGATTTTAAAAAAAAGGAAATTATAATTGTGGACGTAGGCTGTGGCAATGGAGATATGTTGCGGACTTTAGCTGATTTTGGACTTAAAAACAATCTTAATTTGCGGTTGATAGGTATCGATGCTAACAATTTTACAATTTCGCATGCACGAAAATTATCAGATAAATACGCTAATATTAGTTATCGCTGTGAAGATATTTTTAATGAATCATTTAATGATTTAAAGTATGATATTGTTTTATGTACTTTGACATTACATCATTTCAAAAACGATGAGATTGTACAATTATTGAATGTTTTTTATACTAATGCAGCAATAGGAATTGTAATCAATGATTTACATCGAAGTGCGGTTGCTTATCGTTTATTTCAAGCTTTATGTTTCGTATTTCAATTGAATGATATGTCTCGAGAAGATGGATTAACTTCAATTTTAAGAGGTTTTAAAAAAGAAGAGTTAATCGAATTTTCTGAAAAATTAAATTTTAAAAACTATAAAATTCATTGGAAATGGGCTTTTCGTTACCAATGGATAATTTCAAAAATATGA
- a CDS encoding 3'-5' exonuclease, translating to MLDWLKNINKEYPEFWKTYLSKFDKKSTRFVVLSTETSGLNPHKDVILSIGSFAVIDNSVIIGDNFEAVLLQYKFFHDNGLSNEFLVESKMKKLGESEAIKLFIEFIGNSVLVGHHIDFDVEMINAALERLDCGRLKNEALDVDIMHRKLHDINDKQFSLDELCTAYNIPKSDRNSSAEDAYKTSLLFLKLKSRLGIK from the coding sequence ATGTTAGACTGGTTAAAAAACATCAATAAAGAATACCCAGAATTTTGGAAAACTTATCTTTCTAAATTTGATAAAAAATCAACTCGATTTGTTGTTTTGTCAACTGAAACTTCGGGATTAAATCCACACAAAGATGTTATTTTATCTATTGGTTCTTTTGCAGTAATTGACAACAGTGTTATTATTGGTGATAATTTTGAAGCGGTTTTACTGCAATACAAGTTTTTTCATGATAATGGACTTTCAAATGAATTTCTGGTAGAAAGTAAAATGAAAAAACTAGGAGAATCAGAAGCTATCAAATTGTTTATTGAATTTATAGGGAATTCAGTATTGGTGGGTCATCATATTGATTTTGACGTAGAAATGATTAATGCCGCATTAGAAAGATTAGACTGTGGCAGATTGAAAAATGAAGCCTTAGATGTTGATATTATGCATCGAAAACTACATGATATTAATGACAAACAATTTTCTCTCGATGAACTTTGTACCGCTTATAATATTCCTAAAAGCGACAGAAATTCTTCTGCTGAAGATGCTTATAAAACATCGTTATTGTTCTTAAAATTAAAATCTAGACTTGGAATAAAATAA
- a CDS encoding DUF2911 domain-containing protein — protein MKLIRKIHFSLIALFIVNFIAAQGKPTSSKEVATGKINNATITINYGSPSVNSRAIWGALVPFNQVWRAGANDATTFETDKDLTIEGAKLPAGKYSFFVIPNEKECVIIFNKEAKQWGAYKYKQNEDQLRVTVKPEVSKSKAEKLVYTINSNSVILSWENWNIPITVK, from the coding sequence ATGAAATTAATTAGAAAAATACATTTTTCGCTTATTGCATTATTCATTGTGAATTTTATAGCAGCACAGGGAAAGCCTACCAGCAGTAAAGAAGTCGCTACTGGGAAAATTAATAATGCAACTATTACAATCAATTACGGAAGTCCATCTGTTAATTCAAGAGCAATTTGGGGCGCATTGGTTCCATTTAATCAAGTTTGGCGTGCCGGGGCAAATGATGCTACAACATTTGAAACAGATAAAGACTTGACTATTGAAGGTGCTAAATTACCTGCTGGAAAATATTCTTTTTTTGTTATACCAAATGAAAAAGAATGTGTAATCATTTTTAATAAAGAAGCAAAACAATGGGGAGCTTACAAGTATAAACAAAATGAGGATCAATTAAGAGTAACAGTAAAACCTGAAGTATCAAAGTCAAAAGCTGAAAAATTAGTGTACACCATCAACTCAAATAGTGTTATTTTAAGTTGGGAAAACTGGAATATTCCAATAACAGTTAAATAA
- a CDS encoding multidrug effflux MFS transporter has product MTKAKYFKLILILGSLTALGPFSIDMYLPGFAGIAKDLNTTVANVSMTLSSYFIGISAGQLLYGPLLDRFGRKKPLFIGLLVYILASLGCVFVTDIDTFIGLRFIQAIGSCAATVASVSMVRDLFPVKDIPKVFSLLMLVVGLSPMLAPTIGGYITEDYGWHIVFFILMCMGILILLAAQMGLPNTFKPDTSISLKPKPIITNFISIVKEPPFYTYAFTGAIAFSGLFTYVAASPILFMDIFKVDGKTYGWIFAFMSLSFIGASQLNSFLLRKFTSEQMIFGALISQTIISISFLVLAMNNLLGLYETIAMLFLFLACLGISNPNTAGLTLAPFSRNAGSASALMGAIQLGLGALASFAVGIFVKDSMLPMVLIMTVSTILALTILIFGKRNIKKTITTSHDEGIAIVH; this is encoded by the coding sequence ATGACAAAAGCAAAATATTTTAAATTAATTCTAATTTTAGGTTCACTGACAGCACTTGGCCCATTTTCTATAGATATGTACTTACCCGGTTTTGCAGGAATTGCTAAAGATTTAAATACTACTGTTGCTAATGTTTCGATGACTTTATCGAGTTATTTTATTGGAATTTCCGCAGGACAATTACTCTACGGTCCTTTATTAGACCGGTTTGGTCGAAAGAAACCTTTATTTATAGGGCTCTTAGTTTATATTCTTGCTTCATTGGGTTGCGTTTTTGTAACCGATATAGATACTTTCATCGGATTACGTTTTATTCAGGCTATTGGTAGTTGCGCTGCTACAGTAGCTTCTGTTTCTATGGTTCGCGACTTGTTTCCTGTCAAAGATATTCCTAAAGTATTTTCTTTATTAATGCTGGTTGTAGGGCTTTCGCCAATGCTAGCACCTACTATCGGTGGTTATATTACAGAAGATTATGGCTGGCACATTGTCTTTTTTATATTAATGTGTATGGGAATTTTGATTCTTTTGGCAGCTCAAATGGGACTTCCAAATACTTTTAAACCAGATACTTCCATTTCATTAAAACCAAAGCCAATTATTACCAATTTTATTAGTATTGTAAAAGAGCCTCCGTTTTATACCTATGCTTTTACTGGAGCAATTGCTTTCTCCGGATTATTTACCTATGTAGCGGCTTCCCCTATTTTATTTATGGATATTTTTAAAGTTGATGGAAAAACGTATGGTTGGATTTTCGCTTTTATGTCCTTGAGTTTTATTGGTGCGAGTCAGTTAAATTCATTTTTGTTGAGAAAATTCACAAGCGAACAAATGATTTTTGGAGCATTAATTTCACAAACTATTATTAGCATTTCATTCCTTGTTTTGGCAATGAATAATCTTTTAGGATTATACGAAACTATTGCTATGCTATTTTTATTCTTAGCGTGTTTGGGAATTTCAAATCCTAATACAGCTGGGCTTACCCTTGCTCCTTTTTCAAGAAATGCAGGAAGCGCATCAGCGTTGATGGGTGCAATTCAGTTAGGTTTAGGCGCTTTGGCTTCTTTTGCAGTAGGTATTTTTGTAAAAGACTCAATGTTGCCTATGGTTTTGATTATGACTGTTTCAACCATTTTGGCACTGACTATTTTAATTTTCGGAAAACGAAACATAAAAAAAACTATCACAACTTCTCACGATGAGGGAATTGCGATAGTTCATTAA
- a CDS encoding sulfite exporter TauE/SafE family protein, which produces MDIMLVLLTIGIFTGFFVQTITGFAGALIALPFLLFVMPLPDAIGYLSIFYMISTPFHVYKEWKYIDKSLLKKLAVSSFFGLSIGIVVLAYGQPIFLKKALGIFIILFVLHSLKAKKEIQLFSKMKFFFGFLGGFFSGVFSTGGPLYLVIVKNETADVKTLRATMFGVLGLITLMRIPVLAFEGILTVNQLYNSLYVLPFFILALVLGKKVYLKLNDILLKRIMLGLLFLSGIVLLIKN; this is translated from the coding sequence ATGGATATAATGTTAGTATTGCTTACTATTGGAATTTTTACTGGTTTTTTTGTTCAAACAATTACTGGATTTGCAGGCGCTTTAATCGCTTTGCCATTTTTATTGTTTGTAATGCCGCTACCTGATGCAATTGGGTATTTATCCATTTTTTACATGATTTCAACACCTTTTCATGTATATAAAGAATGGAAATATATAGACAAATCGTTACTTAAAAAATTAGCGGTATCCTCTTTTTTCGGGTTGTCTATTGGCATTGTTGTCTTGGCATACGGCCAACCTATTTTTCTCAAAAAAGCGTTGGGAATATTTATAATTTTATTTGTTTTACATAGTCTAAAAGCAAAAAAAGAAATACAACTATTCTCAAAAATGAAGTTCTTTTTTGGCTTTTTAGGTGGTTTCTTCTCAGGTGTTTTTTCAACAGGCGGACCTTTATATTTAGTAATTGTAAAAAATGAAACAGCGGATGTAAAAACACTTCGTGCCACAATGTTTGGCGTTTTGGGTTTGATTACATTAATGCGAATTCCTGTACTTGCTTTTGAAGGTATTTTAACCGTAAATCAATTGTATAATTCCTTGTATGTATTGCCGTTTTTTATACTGGCTTTGGTATTAGGTAAAAAAGTATATTTAAAATTAAATGATATCCTTTTGAAGAGAATAATGCTAGGACTGCTTTTCCTGTCTGGGATTGTATTATTGATTAAGAATTAA
- a CDS encoding type III polyketide synthase: MSVKIKTVTKQLPKYSRNTDEIIPFLDAWLVGQDERFIRKVKKIFEGASVDKRYSIMDPIEVFTKISFEERNDIYVREVIDLGEKVLESALKKANWNPEDLDYIITVSCTGIMIPSLDAYLINKLKLRQDIVRLPVTEMGCAAGISGIIYAKNFLQANPGKRAAVIAVESPTATFQLDDFSMANIVSAAIFGDGAACVLLSSHDDDEGPEIQAEEMYHFYDNIHMMGFKLTNSGLQMVLDIEVPETIASHFPDIIHPFLEKNNLKMEDIDHLIFHPGGKKIVQTVEGLFSSLGKNIDDTKEVLRLYGNMSSATVLYVLERIMDNQPKKGEKGLMLSFGPGFSAQRVLLQF, translated from the coding sequence ATGAGTGTAAAAATCAAAACCGTAACCAAACAGTTACCTAAATATTCCAGAAATACAGATGAAATTATTCCTTTTTTGGATGCTTGGCTCGTTGGACAAGACGAGCGTTTCATTCGAAAAGTAAAGAAAATTTTTGAAGGAGCTTCGGTTGATAAGCGGTACTCTATAATGGATCCAATCGAAGTATTTACTAAAATTTCATTTGAAGAAAGAAACGATATTTATGTTCGTGAAGTAATTGATTTAGGTGAAAAAGTATTGGAAAGTGCATTAAAAAAAGCCAATTGGAACCCTGAAGATTTAGATTACATCATTACAGTTAGTTGCACTGGAATTATGATTCCGTCATTAGATGCTTATCTTATTAACAAGTTAAAATTGCGTCAGGATATTGTACGGCTTCCCGTTACTGAAATGGGTTGTGCTGCCGGAATTTCGGGGATCATTTATGCTAAAAACTTTTTGCAGGCCAATCCTGGAAAACGTGCTGCTGTAATTGCAGTAGAAAGCCCCACGGCAACCTTTCAATTAGATGATTTCTCGATGGCAAATATAGTAAGTGCAGCCATTTTTGGTGATGGAGCGGCTTGTGTTCTGCTTTCTTCACATGATGACGATGAAGGTCCTGAAATTCAGGCAGAGGAAATGTACCATTTCTATGATAATATTCACATGATGGGCTTTAAACTCACGAATTCTGGCTTGCAAATGGTATTAGACATTGAAGTTCCAGAAACGATTGCTTCGCATTTCCCCGATATTATTCATCCATTTTTAGAAAAAAACAATTTAAAAATGGAGGATATTGATCATCTAATTTTTCATCCTGGTGGAAAGAAAATTGTTCAAACGGTAGAAGGATTGTTTTCAAGTTTAGGGAAAAATATAGACGATACTAAAGAAGTACTGCGCTTGTATGGTAATATGTCAAGTGCAACTGTATTGTATGTTTTAGAGCGAATTATGGACAATCAGCCAAAAAAAGGAGAGAAAGGTTTAATGTTGAGTTTTGGCCCGGGTTTTTCAGCACAACGCGTTTTGTTACAGTTTTAA